One window from the genome of Candidatus Fermentibacter sp. encodes:
- a CDS encoding RNB domain-containing ribonuclease, with amino-acid sequence MILLSDKLPASVRDAVLGVFEDAPGARLTAGEISARSGMEGLGDAIQEMVALGYLCRTGKGRFTACGTMGLHRGRLRVRANGSGSVSAPAGRILIDSGRIGGAIDGDIVLAKLVRGGGRHLSLPEGSIVSVVERTRSGVSGVLRRAGEGWMLDPVDPSLPRGIRIAAERMDGLREGKVVWGTLDPPGRKVTARLSGLLGDGLTPSVYMDAICRDHGFSDSFPSEVLAAASGAALGRPSPEGRRDLRDLAVITVDPVDARDFDDAVSLSRTPAGWLLGVHIADVAAYVPRGGPVDREAAARGTSVYLPDRVIPMLPESLSNGACSLGPGEDKLTRTVMLSYDRSGRRLSYEVFPSVVRSSARLCYEEALLGMRGAGSGHAAADGLLRDMAELSSLLDRGRESRGALDLGSYEFEVRFGPDGWPSEFVRSSDDESHRMIENFMVEANRAVAEMCGYGGWPVLYRVHGKPDRDSAVRLRTELEALGISLPRGRMPSSRDLSKLLEGARSTPAFPLAREAVLRSLKKAVYSAEDSGHFGLGLANYMHFTSPIRRYPDLVVHQVLGRIEEDGRIPAGGDWDEDAAGMAEECSGTEQAAEDAERESLEMMALLYLSKRPGGEYQGVVSGVEDFGVFVRLADLPLDGLAPARLHYGRGSLLDSLRPGSRVTVEVHSVDPGLRQLTLRLRKAGNDAV; translated from the coding sequence GTGATCCTTCTGTCTGACAAGCTTCCGGCTTCGGTCAGGGACGCAGTGCTGGGGGTCTTCGAGGACGCGCCCGGCGCAAGGCTCACGGCCGGCGAGATATCTGCGCGTTCGGGGATGGAGGGCCTGGGCGATGCGATACAGGAGATGGTCGCCCTGGGCTACCTCTGCCGCACCGGCAAGGGCCGGTTCACGGCCTGCGGGACCATGGGGCTCCACAGGGGCAGGCTGAGGGTCAGGGCCAACGGCTCGGGCTCGGTGTCGGCCCCCGCCGGCAGGATACTGATCGACAGCGGCAGGATCGGCGGAGCCATCGACGGCGACATCGTCCTCGCAAAGCTCGTGAGGGGCGGCGGGCGCCACCTCTCCCTCCCCGAGGGATCCATCGTCTCCGTGGTCGAGCGGACCAGGAGCGGCGTGAGCGGAGTCCTGAGGAGGGCCGGGGAGGGCTGGATGCTCGACCCGGTCGATCCTTCGCTGCCCCGGGGCATCCGCATCGCCGCCGAGCGGATGGACGGGCTCAGGGAGGGCAAGGTGGTCTGGGGAACCCTGGACCCGCCGGGCAGGAAGGTCACTGCCAGGCTCTCCGGCCTGCTGGGCGACGGTCTGACGCCCTCGGTCTACATGGACGCCATCTGCCGCGATCACGGCTTCTCCGATTCGTTCCCGTCGGAAGTCCTTGCCGCGGCGTCCGGGGCGGCTCTCGGAAGGCCCTCACCGGAGGGCAGGAGGGATCTCAGGGATCTGGCCGTGATCACGGTCGATCCGGTCGACGCAAGGGATTTCGATGACGCGGTCTCGCTCTCCAGGACGCCCGCCGGCTGGCTGCTCGGGGTGCACATAGCCGACGTCGCGGCCTACGTGCCCAGGGGAGGACCCGTGGACCGGGAGGCCGCCGCCAGGGGGACGAGCGTCTACCTCCCCGACAGGGTGATCCCGATGCTCCCCGAGTCTCTCTCGAACGGCGCCTGCAGCCTGGGGCCGGGGGAGGACAAGCTCACCAGGACCGTGATGCTCAGCTACGACCGCTCTGGCAGGAGGCTCTCCTACGAGGTCTTCCCCTCGGTCGTGAGATCGTCGGCGAGGCTCTGCTACGAGGAGGCCCTGCTCGGCATGAGGGGGGCCGGATCGGGACACGCGGCGGCGGACGGCCTCCTCCGCGACATGGCCGAACTCTCCTCCCTGCTCGACAGGGGGCGCGAGTCGAGAGGGGCGCTCGACCTCGGGAGCTACGAGTTCGAGGTGAGGTTCGGTCCGGACGGCTGGCCGTCGGAATTCGTCAGGTCCTCGGACGACGAGTCGCACAGGATGATCGAGAACTTCATGGTCGAGGCCAACAGGGCCGTCGCGGAGATGTGCGGGTACGGCGGCTGGCCCGTCCTGTACCGCGTTCACGGAAAGCCCGACAGGGACTCCGCGGTGCGCCTGCGGACCGAGCTCGAGGCTCTCGGGATCTCGCTTCCCAGGGGCAGGATGCCCTCCTCACGCGACCTGTCGAAACTCCTCGAAGGTGCCAGGTCGACTCCGGCCTTCCCGCTCGCCAGGGAGGCCGTGCTCAGATCGCTGAAGAAGGCCGTCTACAGCGCGGAGGATTCGGGCCATTTCGGGCTGGGCCTCGCGAACTACATGCACTTCACCAGCCCGATACGACGGTATCCCGACCTCGTGGTGCACCAGGTCCTCGGCCGCATCGAGGAGGACGGGAGGATCCCCGCCGGCGGGGACTGGGACGAGGACGCGGCCGGCATGGCGGAGGAGTGCAGCGGCACCGAACAGGCCGCCGAGGACGCCGAGAGGGAGAGCCTGGAGATGATGGCCCTCCTTTACCTTTCGAAGAGGCCCGGCGGCGAGTACCAGGGCGTCGTGAGCGGAGTGGAGGACTTCGGCGTCTTCGTCAGGCTCGCCGATCTTCCCCTGGACGGCCTCGCGCCCGCAAGGCTGCACTACGGCAGGGGATCGCTGCTGGACTCCCTCAGGCCCGGCAGCCGGGTGACGGTGGAGGTCCACTCGGTGGATCCCGGTCTCAGGCAGCTCACCCTCAGGTTGAGGAAGGCGGGGAACGATGCCGTCTGA
- a CDS encoding protein-L-isoaspartate(D-aspartate) O-methyltransferase, whose translation MAGADPGPAAILRREMVECQIAARGITEPSVLEAMSEVPRHLFIEGADLRTAYGDHPVPIRSGQTVSQPFVVALMLSMASPLGGRKVLEIGTGSGYQTALLARMGARVVSVDVLPELCMEALARLRMLGLSDSVSVIAADGYSGWVPAAPYDAIIVSAAPPAMPAGLPGQLSQGGRLVIPVGGAFQQLVLVERTPEGFAERAGDPVRFVPLVHPGGR comes from the coding sequence GTGGCCGGGGCTGACCCGGGGCCGGCCGCAATCCTGCGCAGGGAGATGGTCGAGTGTCAGATCGCGGCCCGCGGCATAACCGAGCCGTCGGTGCTCGAGGCGATGTCGGAGGTCCCCAGGCATCTCTTCATCGAGGGGGCCGACCTCCGGACCGCCTACGGCGACCACCCCGTCCCGATCCGGTCGGGTCAGACCGTCTCGCAGCCCTTCGTCGTGGCCCTCATGCTCTCGATGGCCTCGCCCCTGGGCGGGAGGAAGGTGCTCGAGATAGGAACGGGCTCCGGCTACCAGACCGCCCTTCTCGCCAGGATGGGCGCCCGGGTGGTCTCTGTCGACGTGCTGCCCGAGCTTTGCATGGAGGCGCTGGCGCGCCTGAGGATGCTCGGCCTGTCGGACTCCGTCTCGGTCATCGCGGCGGACGGCTACTCCGGCTGGGTGCCGGCAGCCCCGTATGATGCGATCATCGTCTCCGCGGCACCGCCGGCGATGCCCGCCGGGCTGCCCGGACAGCTCTCGCAGGGCGGGCGGCTCGTCATCCCCGTCGGGGGTGCATTCCAGCAGCTCGTGCTCGTGGAGAGGACGCCGGAGGGCTTCGCCGAGAGAGCGGGAGATCCCGTGAGATTCGTGCCCCTGGTGCATCCCGGGGGGCGGTGA